In one Microtus ochrogaster isolate Prairie Vole_2 chromosome 6 unlocalized genomic scaffold, MicOch1.0 chr6_random_2, whole genome shotgun sequence genomic region, the following are encoded:
- the Fam20b gene encoding glycosaminoglycan xylosylkinase, producing the protein MKLKQRVVLLAILLVIFIFTKVFLIDNLDTSAANREDQRAFHRMMTGLRVELVPKLDHTLQSPWEIAAQWVVPREVYPEETPELGAIMHAMATKKIIKADVGYKGTQLKALLILEGGQKVVFKPKRYSRDYVVEGEPYAGYDRHNAEVAAFHLDRILGFRRAPLVVGRYVNLRTEIKPVATEQLLSTFLTVGNNTCFYGKCYYCRETEPACADGDMMEGSITLWLPDVWPLQKHRHPWGRTYREGKLARWEYDESYCDAVKKTSPYDSGPRLLDIIDTAVFDYLIGNADRHHYESFQDDEGASMLILLDNAKSFGNPSLDERSILAPLYQCCIIRVSTWNRLNYLKNGVLKSALKSAMAHDPISPVLSDPHLDTVDQRLLNVLATVKQCTDQFGMDTVLVEDRMPLSHL; encoded by the exons ATGAAGCTAAAGCAGCGAGTTGTGCTGTTAGCAATACTCCTAGTCATCTTTATCTTCACCAAAGTTTTCCTGATAGACAACTTAGATACATCAGCAGCCAACAGAGAGGACCAGAGGGCTTTTCACCGAATGATGACTGGCTTGCGAGTGGAACTGGTGCCTAAATTGGATCACACCCTGCAGTCTCCTTGGGAGATTGCAGCCCAATGGGTGGTGCCCCGGGAAGTGTACCCCGAAGAGACACCAGAGCTGGGAGCAATCATGCATGCCATGGCCACTAAGAAGATCATTAAAGCTGACGTAGGCTATAAAGGGACACAGCTGAAAGCTTTGCTGATTCTTGAAGGAGGACAGAAAGTTGTCTTTAAGCCTAAGCG CTATAGCAGAGACTATGTGGTAGAGGGGGAGCCCTATGCTGGTTATGACAGACACAATGCAGAGGTTGCAGCCTTCCACTTGGACAG GATTCTGGGTTTCCGCCGAGCTCCCTTGGTAGTTGGCAGATATGTTAATCTGAGGACGGAGATCAAGCCTGTGGCCACGGAGCAGCTGCTGAGTACCTTCCTAACTGTAG GGAACAATACATGTTTCTATGGGAAATGCTATTACTGTCGAGAAACAGAGCCAGCGTGTGCTGATGGAGACATGATGGAGGGATCCATCACACTGTGGCTTCCAGATGTGTGGCCTCTACAGAAACATCGACACCCGTGGGGCAGGACTTACCGAGAAGGCAAATTGGCTAG GTGGGAATACGATGAGAGCTACTGCGATGCTGTGAAGAAAACGTCCCCCTATGACTCAGGCCCACGCCTCTTGGACATCATTGACACCGCTGTCTTTGATTACTTGATTGGCAATGCCGACCGCCATCACTATGAAAGCTTTCAAGATGATGAAGGCGCTAGCATGCTTATTCTTCTTGATAATGCCAAAAG cTTTGGGAACCCCTCGCTGGATGAGAGAAGCATTCTTGCCCCTCTCTATCAGTGTTGCAT CATTCGGGTCTCAACCTGGAATAGACTCAACTACCTAAAGAACGGAGTGCTAAAGTCTGCCTTAAAATCTGCCATGGCCCATGACCCCATCTCCCCTGTGCTCTCTGATCCACACTTGGACACTGTAGACCAGCGGCTCCTCAATGTCCTTGCCACCGTCAAGCAGTGCACTGACCAGTTTGGGATGGACACGGTGCTGGTGGAAGACAGGATGCCGCTCTCCCACTTGTAA